A stretch of Rhizobium sp. TH2 DNA encodes these proteins:
- a CDS encoding sugar-binding transcriptional regulator, with protein sequence MLHMVAKLHYEADMAQVDIAKKLGVSTATISRLLQKARAVGIVRIEVIDLATPEEITTALIAKLGLKQAQVVDAPVSGGLGALVSAVDTMLKEANLKTGSVLGIGWGRAIREVVGAGLPRIPGVVTVPMTGGMQQAAAHFQINEFVRQAAERMGGTPHFLHAPYLPSPELRDAFINDPTVKEVLTQWDHMDAAIVGVGLPHAINPPEASAATANEKALNQAVGDVIRHYINQDGALLEWDGEERMIAVSPAQLRATPLVIGIAATPEKARGIIGAVRSGMINALATDTTTAQAILDLLD encoded by the coding sequence ATGCTGCACATGGTCGCCAAGCTTCACTACGAAGCCGACATGGCCCAGGTCGATATTGCCAAGAAGCTGGGCGTTTCCACCGCGACGATTTCGAGGCTGCTGCAAAAGGCGCGTGCCGTCGGCATCGTCCGCATCGAGGTGATCGATCTCGCAACGCCAGAGGAAATCACGACTGCGTTGATCGCCAAGCTCGGCCTCAAGCAGGCGCAGGTCGTCGATGCGCCGGTTTCCGGAGGGCTGGGCGCGCTGGTGAGCGCGGTCGATACGATGCTGAAGGAAGCGAACCTCAAGACCGGTTCGGTGCTTGGCATCGGCTGGGGCCGGGCGATCCGCGAGGTGGTGGGAGCTGGCCTGCCGCGCATTCCCGGCGTCGTCACGGTGCCGATGACAGGCGGCATGCAACAGGCAGCCGCGCATTTCCAGATCAATGAATTCGTCCGCCAAGCGGCCGAGCGTATGGGCGGCACGCCGCATTTCCTACATGCGCCCTATCTTCCGTCGCCGGAATTGCGCGATGCCTTCATCAACGATCCGACCGTCAAGGAGGTCCTGACCCAGTGGGACCATATGGATGCCGCCATCGTCGGCGTGGGCCTGCCGCATGCGATAAACCCGCCGGAGGCGAGTGCCGCGACCGCCAACGAGAAGGCGCTCAACCAAGCGGTCGGTGACGTCATCCGCCACTATATCAACCAGGATGGTGCGCTGCTTGAATGGGATGGCGAGGAGCGGATGATCGCCGTTTCCCCGGCGCAACTCCGTGCCACCCCGCTGGTGATCGGCATCGCCGCAACGCCGGAAAAGGCGCGCGGCATTATCGGCGCCGTGCGCTCCGGCATGATCAATGCGCTTGCGACCGACACGACCACCGCCCAGGCCATTCTCGATCTGCTAGACTGA
- a CDS encoding tagatose-bisphosphate aldolase: MTDMTTAELRGYQQICGADGAMMVIACDQRGGMRTLLETDPDKQALISNDTLGCTKADITRYLASKAGCVLVDPICAVPHLVDDGVLPRETALLIGLDASGWDTSPEGYRLSKLVPDVDARKVRDLGATGGKIMVYLRMDRPDANTHNIAILKQCIQDFSRENLLLVVEFLTYRLEGESAEDYAAKVPSLIVEGTRASLECGAKVLKLPYPGTPEACREVTKLSGDVPWAVLSAGVDHETFLGQVEIAMKNGASGVIAGRSLWKDCISLDREVSRKKLSTVAVSRLEEIKAVIARHFRKDTGHALQKAG, translated from the coding sequence ATGACTGATATGACGACGGCTGAATTGCGTGGATACCAGCAGATTTGCGGTGCGGACGGCGCCATGATGGTGATCGCCTGCGACCAGCGCGGCGGCATGCGGACCCTGCTGGAGACCGATCCGGACAAGCAGGCGTTGATCAGCAACGATACACTCGGCTGCACCAAGGCCGATATCACGCGCTATCTCGCGAGCAAGGCCGGCTGCGTGCTGGTCGATCCCATCTGCGCCGTGCCACATCTGGTGGACGATGGCGTCCTGCCGCGCGAAACCGCGCTGCTGATCGGTCTCGACGCCTCCGGCTGGGATACGTCACCCGAGGGTTATCGACTGTCGAAGCTGGTGCCGGATGTCGATGCCCGCAAGGTCCGCGATCTCGGCGCGACCGGCGGCAAGATCATGGTCTATCTCCGCATGGATCGGCCGGACGCCAACACCCACAACATCGCGATCCTCAAGCAATGCATCCAAGACTTTTCACGCGAAAACCTGTTGCTGGTGGTGGAATTCCTCACCTATCGGCTGGAGGGCGAAAGCGCTGAAGACTATGCCGCCAAGGTACCGTCGCTGATCGTCGAGGGCACGCGGGCATCGCTGGAATGCGGCGCCAAGGTATTGAAGCTGCCCTATCCCGGCACGCCGGAGGCCTGCCGCGAGGTCACCAAGCTCTCAGGCGATGTTCCCTGGGCGGTGCTCTCCGCCGGCGTCGATCACGAGACCTTCCTCGGCCAGGTGGAAATCGCCATGAAGAACGGCGCATCGGGCGTTATCGCTGGACGCTCGCTGTGGAAGGACTGCATTTCGCTCGATCGTGAAGTGTCCCGCAAGAAGCTGTCGACCGTCGCCGTTAGCCGGCTTGAGGAGATCAAGGCGGTCATCGCGCGGCATTTCCGCAAGGACACCGGTCACGCATTGCAAAAAGCCGGATGA
- a CDS encoding ROK family protein, whose product MTGGNTAIGVDVGGTNIRVARVSANGRILQKVLGRSDTDPAAALTRIVEMIREVDAPDVAAIGIGIPGRVDYRQRLVLSGGYLDLSGVETAKWIEDQTGKPVVIDNDCSMALVAEAAVGAAKGHRNIVMLTIGTGIGGAIMENDEIVRGARSAGQLGHITVDFNGRPCACGRRGCVETESSGTALGRHMEEAGYPAGTRADALLGFCRAGDDKALGVIRRWARPLRAAIDTISATLDPEIVLLGGGLGVEAREALNFVPGQSSWFKTEVRAASLCDDAGMIGSALAALGGVRTTQGNSKSVLMVNGIPASGKSRMAHEISARTGWPVLSLDTIKNPFLEHLGGADRLFNRTLGKASYQSIWSIVRDAPEGSAFIIDAWFGFQPMELLRDHIAMSGVGQIAEIWCHAPGEVLAERYAARLDERPAGHPGASYIPELIELASRAEPTGLAPLYRSDTTMPASYDAIAAWARSELGKGG is encoded by the coding sequence ATGACGGGAGGCAATACTGCAATCGGTGTGGATGTCGGCGGCACGAATATCCGAGTCGCCCGCGTTTCCGCCAATGGGCGGATTCTGCAGAAGGTTCTCGGCAGGAGTGACACGGATCCGGCTGCCGCACTGACGCGGATCGTCGAAATGATCAGAGAAGTTGATGCGCCCGATGTCGCCGCGATCGGCATCGGTATTCCTGGCCGCGTCGATTACCGGCAGAGGCTGGTTCTCTCCGGCGGCTATCTCGATCTCTCGGGTGTCGAGACCGCAAAGTGGATCGAGGATCAGACCGGCAAGCCCGTCGTCATCGACAATGATTGCAGCATGGCGCTGGTGGCCGAGGCTGCCGTCGGCGCGGCGAAGGGTCATCGCAACATCGTGATGCTCACCATCGGCACCGGCATCGGCGGTGCAATAATGGAGAACGACGAGATCGTCCGTGGCGCACGCAGCGCGGGCCAGTTGGGTCATATCACCGTCGATTTCAACGGCCGGCCATGCGCCTGCGGCCGGCGCGGCTGCGTCGAGACCGAGTCCTCGGGCACCGCGCTCGGCCGGCACATGGAAGAAGCGGGCTACCCCGCCGGCACGCGCGCCGATGCGCTGCTCGGGTTCTGCCGGGCAGGCGATGACAAGGCGCTCGGCGTCATCAGGCGTTGGGCCAGACCTTTGCGTGCGGCGATCGATACGATTTCCGCGACACTCGATCCAGAAATTGTTCTGCTGGGCGGTGGGTTGGGCGTCGAGGCACGGGAAGCGCTGAATTTCGTGCCCGGTCAGTCTTCGTGGTTCAAGACCGAGGTCCGCGCGGCATCCCTGTGCGACGATGCCGGAATGATCGGGTCCGCACTTGCAGCGCTCGGGGGAGTCCGAACCACACAGGGCAACAGCAAGTCCGTGCTGATGGTCAACGGCATCCCGGCCTCGGGAAAGAGCCGCATGGCGCATGAGATTTCCGCGCGCACCGGGTGGCCGGTCCTGTCGCTCGACACAATCAAGAACCCCTTTCTCGAACATCTCGGCGGCGCCGACAGGCTGTTCAACCGCACGTTGGGGAAGGCCAGCTACCAGTCGATCTGGTCGATCGTGCGCGATGCGCCGGAGGGATCGGCCTTCATCATCGACGCCTGGTTCGGCTTCCAGCCAATGGAACTGCTGCGCGATCACATCGCCATGTCGGGCGTTGGCCAGATTGCCGAGATTTGGTGCCACGCCCCGGGCGAGGTGCTGGCCGAACGTTATGCGGCACGTCTGGACGAGCGGCCCGCCGGCCATCCCGGCGCATCCTATATTCCGGAACTGATCGAACTCGCGAGCCGGGCCGAACCGACAGGCTTGGCACCCCTCTATCGGTCCGATACGACTATGCCGGCATCCTACGATGCGATTGCGGCCTGGGCGCGATCGGAGCTCGGCAAGGGAGGGTAA
- a CDS encoding sugar phosphate isomerase/epimerase, with the protein MTCASMGIKAGCQTYTWEMLGKSWTGGPDDLLTAIADGGYAGIEITDTMIGIYADRPADFAAALEDKGLTLVAFDMASKSGFTVAQEIPNDLDTARRWVDFVAMFPGALISLGSATVTSDGPRADKFGIAAEFYNKAGELGKAAGVEIAVHPSSHHNTLLFDRADYDRIFSLIDKDLVGWVPDTGHILRGHADIRDTLRTYLDRIRYIHLKDVDAAGQWAMLGEGICDLQAVIDICATAPRFKGWLVLEEESDTAAADPAYAVKTNRETMRRHGV; encoded by the coding sequence ATGACCTGTGCCAGCATGGGCATCAAAGCCGGCTGCCAGACCTACACCTGGGAAATGCTGGGCAAGAGCTGGACGGGTGGGCCGGACGATCTTCTGACGGCGATCGCCGATGGCGGCTATGCGGGCATCGAGATAACCGACACGATGATCGGCATCTATGCCGATAGGCCAGCCGATTTCGCCGCCGCACTGGAGGATAAAGGTCTCACGCTCGTCGCCTTCGACATGGCCTCGAAAAGCGGCTTCACGGTCGCACAGGAAATCCCGAACGATCTAGACACGGCGCGGCGCTGGGTCGATTTCGTCGCCATGTTTCCTGGTGCGCTGATATCGCTGGGCTCCGCCACCGTCACCTCCGATGGCCCCCGCGCCGACAAGTTCGGGATAGCTGCCGAGTTCTACAACAAGGCCGGTGAACTCGGCAAAGCGGCTGGTGTCGAGATTGCCGTCCATCCAAGCTCGCATCATAATACGCTGCTGTTCGACCGCGCCGACTACGACCGGATCTTCTCGTTGATCGACAAGGATCTGGTCGGTTGGGTGCCGGATACCGGTCACATCTTGCGCGGCCATGCCGATATAAGAGATACGCTCCGGACCTATCTGGATCGCATCCGCTACATCCATCTCAAGGATGTCGATGCGGCGGGCCAATGGGCGATGCTGGGCGAGGGCATCTGCGATTTACAAGCCGTGATCGATATCTGCGCGACAGCGCCCCGCTTCAAAGGCTGGCTGGTGCTGGAGGAGGAATCCGATACCGCCGCCGCGGACCCTGCCTACGCCGTCAAGACCAACCGCGAAACGATGCGCCGCCATGGCGTTTGA
- a CDS encoding Gfo/Idh/MocA family protein: MIAKEDRRLRVGVLGCGPIAQFAHLESCIKARNADLHAICDTAPDLLARMGATYEPGRMYSDYDAMLADPELEAVIIATSDAYHVPMSIKALDAGKHVLCEKPTGVTIEEGRSLAEAVRRSGKVLQVGHMKRFDPALEAARDFVRDDIGEIFALKAWYCDSTHRYTNTDAVQPLPVTSKLAKKPAGNPKADLRQYFMLAHGSHLVDTARFLCGEIIAVRARLLERAGAYCWFVETEFANGALGHLDLTVAVRMDWHEGFQLYGENGSVLAKTFNPWYLRASEVEIFHEKDATTRKPLGADGHFFRRQLEGLADTVLNGAPMRGADIEDGIASIRAMVAIARSVETGERVKLADVTGSV; this comes from the coding sequence ATGATCGCCAAGGAAGACCGGCGCCTGCGTGTCGGCGTGCTGGGTTGCGGCCCGATCGCGCAATTCGCCCATCTCGAATCCTGCATCAAGGCGCGCAATGCCGATCTCCATGCGATCTGCGATACAGCGCCCGACCTGCTGGCGCGCATGGGAGCGACATATGAGCCTGGCCGGATGTACAGCGATTACGATGCGATGCTGGCCGATCCTGAACTCGAGGCCGTGATCATCGCCACATCCGATGCCTATCACGTCCCCATGTCGATCAAGGCGCTCGACGCCGGCAAGCATGTGCTCTGCGAAAAGCCCACCGGCGTAACGATCGAGGAGGGGCGGTCGCTGGCCGAAGCTGTCAGGCGCTCGGGCAAGGTGCTGCAGGTCGGGCACATGAAACGTTTCGACCCGGCGCTGGAGGCTGCACGCGATTTCGTGCGTGACGACATCGGCGAGATCTTCGCGCTAAAAGCCTGGTATTGCGATTCCACCCATCGCTACACCAACACCGATGCGGTGCAGCCGCTGCCGGTCACCAGCAAGCTGGCCAAGAAGCCGGCGGGCAATCCCAAGGCCGATCTGCGACAGTACTTCATGCTGGCGCATGGCTCGCATCTGGTCGATACCGCCCGCTTTCTCTGCGGCGAGATCATCGCTGTGCGTGCTCGGCTGCTGGAGCGCGCCGGCGCCTATTGCTGGTTCGTGGAAACGGAATTCGCCAATGGCGCACTCGGCCATCTCGATTTGACCGTCGCGGTTCGTATGGATTGGCACGAGGGATTCCAGCTCTATGGCGAGAACGGCTCGGTGCTCGCCAAGACTTTCAATCCCTGGTACCTACGCGCCAGCGAGGTGGAGATCTTCCACGAGAAGGACGCCACGACCCGCAAGCCGCTCGGCGCCGACGGGCACTTCTTCCGCCGGCAGCTGGAAGGCCTGGCCGACACAGTGCTGAACGGCGCGCCGATGCGCGGTGCCGATATCGAGGACGGTATCGCCTCCATCCGCGCCATGGTTGCGATCGCCCGTTCGGTCGAAACCGGTGAGCGGGTGAAACTGGCGGATGTCACGGGGTCTGTCTGA
- a CDS encoding sugar phosphate isomerase/epimerase, whose product MQLGIFAKTFPGTDPHEVLAAVRDSGFATAQFNLACVGLPSMPDAVPPETIAAIRKASIATGVSLCALSGTYNMAHPDKIVRDTGLRQLRTVIETAAALNIPLVTLCTGSRNAKDQWAHHPDNNDPSAWADMSAGIARALDMAEQHGVDLGIEPEQANIVMSAADATRLISEMGSKRLRIVLDPANLFERADRQQAAAIVAKAIEAAAGHIAMAHAKDRHADGRFATSGEGVVDFPAFILRLRATGFDGPLVTHGLSASEAPGVATFLAGLMT is encoded by the coding sequence ATGCAACTCGGCATATTCGCAAAGACTTTTCCCGGCACTGATCCACATGAGGTGCTCGCGGCCGTGCGTGACAGCGGTTTTGCCACCGCGCAATTCAACCTCGCCTGCGTCGGCTTGCCCTCCATGCCAGACGCAGTTCCTCCCGAAACGATAGCCGCGATCCGCAAGGCGTCGATCGCAACCGGCGTTTCGCTCTGTGCGCTCTCCGGCACATACAATATGGCGCACCCGGACAAGATCGTGCGCGACACGGGCCTGAGGCAGCTTCGAACCGTCATCGAAACCGCTGCGGCGCTAAACATTCCCCTAGTGACGCTCTGCACTGGCAGCCGCAATGCCAAGGATCAATGGGCGCATCATCCCGATAACAACGACCCATCGGCCTGGGCGGATATGTCGGCGGGGATCGCGCGTGCGCTTGACATGGCAGAACAGCACGGCGTCGATCTCGGCATCGAACCGGAACAGGCAAATATCGTCATGTCGGCCGCCGACGCAACCCGGCTGATCTCGGAAATGGGGTCGAAGCGCCTGCGCATCGTCCTCGATCCCGCCAATCTCTTTGAACGGGCCGATCGTCAGCAGGCAGCCGCAATCGTTGCAAAGGCAATAGAGGCCGCCGCCGGGCATATCGCCATGGCTCACGCCAAGGATCGCCACGCCGACGGGCGCTTTGCCACATCAGGCGAGGGCGTGGTGGATTTTCCGGCTTTCATTTTGCGCCTTCGTGCGACTGGCTTTGATGGCCCACTGGTCACGCATGGCCTCTCTGCTTCCGAGGCGCCCGGTGTGGCAACGTTTCTTGCGGGTCTCATGACATGA
- a CDS encoding alpha/beta fold hydrolase, producing the protein MSTVFHPAGSDVELVVHDHGGGMPVFLQHGLGGGEAQVAQVFPDGGHWRRITTECRGHGASTLGTARPFSIAMLAGDIIAVADQLGIDRFVAGGISMGAAIALHLSKACPERVAGLILVRPAWAFEPAPENMRPIREVAELIKSHPLHEARTIFEQSETAARLRVEAPDNLASLLSYFDRTDISAFANVLADMAADRTGVSEDDAARFNVPALVIGNRQDAVHPMATAEHLANAIPGARFVEAPAKATDAAAHFASARTAIHHFLTTQFNHRSLAAS; encoded by the coding sequence ATGAGCACCGTCTTCCACCCGGCCGGCAGCGATGTGGAACTCGTGGTTCACGACCACGGAGGCGGCATGCCGGTTTTCCTCCAACACGGCCTCGGCGGCGGCGAGGCGCAGGTCGCGCAGGTTTTTCCCGATGGTGGACATTGGCGGCGGATCACCACCGAATGCCGGGGCCATGGCGCATCGACACTCGGCACTGCGCGCCCTTTCTCGATTGCGATGCTTGCTGGCGATATCATTGCGGTGGCGGATCAACTGGGAATAGATCGCTTCGTCGCGGGCGGCATTTCCATGGGTGCGGCAATCGCACTCCATCTCTCCAAGGCCTGCCCCGAACGGGTTGCCGGGCTGATCCTGGTCCGTCCCGCCTGGGCGTTCGAGCCCGCGCCGGAGAACATGCGGCCGATTCGCGAAGTGGCGGAACTGATCAAGTCCCATCCGCTTCACGAGGCCCGGACGATCTTCGAACAATCGGAAACAGCAGCGCGTCTTCGCGTGGAGGCACCAGACAATCTTGCTTCCCTGCTCAGCTATTTCGATCGCACTGATATCAGCGCCTTTGCGAATGTGCTGGCCGACATGGCGGCTGACCGAACCGGCGTCTCCGAGGATGATGCGGCGCGTTTCAATGTTCCAGCGCTCGTCATCGGCAACCGACAAGACGCCGTCCATCCGATGGCGACCGCCGAGCATCTGGCGAATGCGATCCCCGGAGCCCGCTTCGTCGAAGCGCCGGCCAAGGCAACCGATGCGGCCGCGCATTTCGCCAGCGCACGAACCGCCATCCACCACTTTCTCACCACGCAATTCAACCATCGGAGTCTCGCTGCGTCATGA
- a CDS encoding ribulose-phosphate 3-epimerase: MTSKTLSGVAAISALPRDRLLGEFSLWSADLANMQRDLERIEPYVDIHHIDVADARFTPGFLFFPDFVARIAALTAKPIHVHLMVAAEIVEEQVRQFIEAGADLVSVHAETGEAGLRAVKLARELGAEAGVVLRLETPVAAAEPFLQHVAFLTLLGTSIGVKGQSLSENACDRLREARSLMRRAGREQEIILAADGGIREQTVPQLRAAGAETVVLGSLAFGDMDLPGRIAWLHGLEKAV, encoded by the coding sequence ATGACATCGAAAACCCTCTCGGGTGTGGCCGCCATATCAGCCCTGCCGCGTGACAGGCTGCTCGGCGAGTTCTCGCTGTGGTCGGCGGATCTCGCCAACATGCAACGCGACCTCGAACGCATCGAACCCTATGTCGATATCCATCACATCGACGTCGCTGACGCCCGTTTCACACCGGGTTTCCTGTTCTTTCCGGATTTCGTCGCCCGCATCGCAGCGCTGACGGCGAAGCCGATCCACGTTCATCTCATGGTCGCGGCCGAGATTGTCGAGGAACAGGTCCGCCAGTTCATCGAGGCAGGCGCCGATCTCGTCAGCGTCCATGCCGAAACGGGCGAGGCCGGATTGCGTGCCGTGAAGCTTGCCCGGGAACTGGGCGCTGAAGCGGGTGTCGTGCTGCGGTTGGAAACCCCTGTCGCTGCCGCTGAGCCCTTCCTCCAGCACGTGGCCTTCCTCACTTTGCTCGGCACCTCCATCGGCGTTAAAGGCCAAAGCCTGTCGGAAAACGCCTGCGACCGGCTACGCGAAGCGAGATCGCTGATGCGGCGCGCCGGCCGCGAACAGGAAATCATCCTCGCCGCCGATGGTGGCATCCGCGAACAGACGGTTCCCCAGCTTCGCGCCGCTGGCGCGGAGACGGTCGTGCTCGGTTCGCTGGCTTTCGGTGACATGGACCTGCCGGGCCGCATCGCCTGGCTGCATGGATTGGAGAAAGCTGTCTGA
- a CDS encoding ROK family protein: MSRVALAFDLGGTDLRAALVDETGALLAFASLPTEARAGPQAVVEQIVALAAEVRAQVPNAAPVGIGIGAAGPLDPKAGIVIAPPTLFGWRDVPLGQILQDRFDLPVKLENDANAAAIGEWRHGAGRGTSSLVFVTISTGIGGGVIADGRIFHGRRGLAAEIGHMTITDHSERCFCGGIGCFEAVASGSALGTKATSITRLGDGSALRALSRDGDVTGRHVIEAARNGDQTALRLVAEEGRWLGIGFTNLLHLYSPDMIVMGGGISSGFDLLESTICATISDRAMSVYRDVPIVPAELGNHAGLIGAASLVLRA, encoded by the coding sequence ATGTCGCGTGTGGCGCTGGCCTTCGATCTCGGTGGAACCGACCTGCGTGCGGCGCTCGTCGATGAGACCGGCGCGTTGCTCGCCTTCGCATCCCTACCCACCGAGGCGCGCGCCGGCCCGCAGGCCGTCGTCGAGCAGATCGTCGCGCTGGCGGCGGAGGTTCGCGCGCAGGTTCCCAATGCGGCCCCGGTCGGGATCGGCATTGGCGCGGCCGGCCCGCTCGATCCGAAGGCCGGCATCGTCATCGCGCCGCCGACGCTGTTCGGCTGGCGCGATGTGCCGCTCGGCCAGATCCTGCAGGATCGTTTTGATCTGCCCGTCAAGCTGGAGAATGACGCCAATGCGGCGGCCATCGGCGAATGGCGGCACGGCGCCGGCCGGGGCACTTCCTCGCTGGTTTTCGTGACGATATCGACCGGCATCGGCGGCGGCGTAATCGCCGATGGCCGCATCTTTCACGGACGGCGCGGACTGGCCGCCGAGATCGGCCATATGACCATCACCGATCACAGCGAACGTTGCTTCTGCGGCGGCATCGGCTGCTTTGAGGCGGTCGCTTCGGGTAGCGCGCTCGGCACCAAAGCTACCTCGATAACCCGGTTGGGTGACGGCTCAGCACTTCGCGCACTATCGCGCGATGGCGACGTTACGGGCCGGCATGTCATCGAGGCCGCGCGCAACGGTGATCAGACCGCGCTCAGGCTCGTCGCCGAAGAGGGCCGCTGGCTGGGTATCGGCTTCACCAACCTGCTGCATCTCTATTCCCCCGACATGATCGTCATGGGCGGCGGCATATCCAGCGGCTTCGACCTGCTCGAAAGCACCATCTGCGCCACTATCAGCGACAGGGCAATGTCCGTCTACCGGGATGTGCCCATCGTCCCGGCGGAACTCGGCAACCATGCCGGCCTGATCGGCGCGGCTAGCCTGGTCTTGCGTGCCTAA
- a CDS encoding ATP-binding cassette domain-containing protein, whose protein sequence is MNSPIIECRNLQKWYSGVHALKNVSLTIHPGESVGLVGDNGAGKSTLIKILSGVHHQDDGQIFIEGKEVHFRSPKDAMNHGLETIYQYNSMIPTMSIARNLFIGREPLKWSIANFGTMDQKRMREESVKAIADVDLHLRSPDALVGELSGGQRQGVAIARAMHFKSKVLILDEPTNHLSVKETNKVLGFVRGLKAQGLTGIFISHNMQHVFQSCDRIVAMARGEIVFDKPTSETSIDEVHELL, encoded by the coding sequence GTGAACTCACCAATCATCGAGTGCCGCAATCTCCAGAAATGGTATAGCGGCGTGCATGCGCTCAAGAATGTTTCGCTAACCATACATCCCGGCGAATCCGTCGGGCTGGTGGGTGATAACGGCGCCGGCAAGTCGACGCTGATCAAGATCCTGTCGGGCGTGCATCACCAGGACGACGGCCAGATTTTCATCGAAGGCAAGGAAGTGCATTTCCGCTCGCCCAAGGATGCGATGAACCACGGGCTGGAGACGATCTACCAGTACAATTCCATGATCCCGACCATGTCGATCGCCCGCAACCTGTTCATCGGCCGCGAGCCGCTGAAGTGGAGCATCGCCAATTTCGGGACCATGGACCAGAAACGCATGCGCGAGGAAAGCGTCAAGGCGATCGCCGATGTCGACCTGCACCTGCGCTCTCCCGATGCACTGGTCGGCGAACTCTCAGGCGGTCAGCGGCAGGGTGTCGCCATCGCCCGCGCCATGCATTTCAAGTCGAAGGTGCTGATCCTCGACGAGCCGACGAACCACCTCTCGGTCAAGGAAACCAACAAGGTGCTGGGCTTCGTGCGCGGCCTGAAAGCGCAGGGCCTGACCGGGATATTCATCTCGCACAACATGCAGCACGTCTTCCAGTCCTGCGACAGGATCGTGGCCATGGCACGCGGCGAGATCGTGTTCGACAAGCCGACCTCGGAGACTTCGATCGACGAGGTGCATGAACTGCTTTAG
- a CDS encoding ABC transporter permease, with protein MKRFLKIYLDKPELAGLALLIVLVIIFQIKSNSFLLSFENIRGVMGLLPEMALVAIGVTILMICGEFDLSVGSVFALMPMSIAVMLGDGVPFTLAVLIGLGLCAIIGLINGYITLQFSIPSFITTLGMLFIARSLTIVISGGFPPLLPDDLPTWLFTDYIWQGSILRMSFLWFAVIAILAAAFLSLTNFGNWIRATGGFNEAAASMGIPVKRVKIICFMLCSMLAGFAGLLQVLRLGSPLPSIGEGLELQAVAAAVIGGTALSGGIGTVFGAIIGTLLIRVIDNGLVLSRVDSNWFKFAIGVLTMFAVVANAWMGKMSRKIKLEAHK; from the coding sequence ATGAAACGTTTCCTGAAAATCTACCTCGATAAGCCGGAATTGGCCGGGCTTGCCCTGTTGATCGTCCTGGTGATTATCTTCCAGATCAAGTCCAACAGCTTCCTGCTGTCTTTCGAGAATATCCGAGGCGTCATGGGCCTGCTGCCAGAGATGGCGCTGGTCGCCATCGGCGTCACCATATTGATGATCTGCGGCGAATTCGATCTCTCGGTCGGTTCGGTCTTCGCGCTGATGCCGATGTCGATCGCGGTGATGCTGGGTGATGGCGTACCATTCACGCTGGCTGTGCTGATCGGGCTCGGCCTCTGCGCCATCATTGGCCTGATCAACGGCTATATCACTCTGCAATTTTCCATTCCGAGCTTCATCACCACATTAGGCATGCTGTTCATCGCCCGCTCGCTGACCATCGTTATCTCCGGCGGCTTTCCGCCGTTGCTACCCGACGACCTGCCGACCTGGCTGTTTACCGACTATATCTGGCAGGGCTCGATCCTGCGCATGTCCTTCCTGTGGTTCGCCGTCATCGCCATCCTCGCAGCAGCATTCCTGTCGCTGACCAATTTCGGCAACTGGATCCGCGCGACCGGTGGCTTCAACGAGGCGGCTGCCTCCATGGGCATACCGGTCAAGCGGGTGAAGATCATCTGCTTCATGCTGTGCTCGATGCTTGCGGGTTTCGCCGGTCTGCTTCAGGTGCTGCGGCTCGGCTCGCCACTGCCGTCGATTGGCGAAGGCCTGGAACTACAGGCGGTGGCGGCGGCGGTCATCGGCGGCACGGCACTCTCCGGCGGCATCGGCACGGTGTTCGGCGCCATTATCGGTACGCTGCTGATCCGCGTCATCGACAACGGCCTCGTGCTGTCGCGTGTGGATTCCAACTGGTTCAAGTTCGCGATCGGCGTGCTGACCATGTTCGCCGTAGTCGCCAATGCCTGGATGGGCAAGATGTCGCGCAAGATCAAGCTGGAGGCGCACAAGTGA